The following coding sequences are from one Archocentrus centrarchus isolate MPI-CPG fArcCen1 chromosome 4, fArcCen1, whole genome shotgun sequence window:
- the arrdc2 gene encoding arrestin domain-containing protein 2 isoform X1, whose product MIFDKVKKFDIVFDSPEVDCPPVYSSGDVVSGRVVLDLSGESRVESLKLHAEGFAKVHWTESRSAGSSTAYTQNYSDEVEYLNRREVLLQADNGEVTVLPAGRHEFPFSFQLPEETLVTSFEGKHGSIRYWVKVKLHRPWATVKKIKKEFTVIEPIDINTPALLAPQAGTKDKMARAWYRNFGQVSVTAKIDRKGYTPGEVIPVFAEFDNSTSRSVVPKAFIIQTQTFIARGTMKQKRSVVATLCGDIVGARRRETWHGRAIKIPPVGPSILQCRIIKVEYMLKVCVDVPGTSKLCLELPLVIGTIPLHPFGSRTSSVSSQYSVNLEWLRMAIPEQPEPPPDYNSVVTEEEAEQCHNAVASQQAEDLSGIQERPLMAFVQEFRFRPPPVYSEIDPNPQPFNMRPRCMTC is encoded by the exons atgattttcgACAAGGTGAAAAAGTTTGATATAGTCTTCGACTCTCCGGAGGTGGACTGTCCTCCTGTGTACAGCAGCGGGGATGTCGTGTCCGGACGGGTGGTCCTGGACCTGTCCGGGGAGAGTCGGGTGGAGTCCCTGAAGCTTCACGCCGAGGGTTTTGCAAAAGTACACTGGACCGAGTCCCGGTCAGCGGGCTCCAGCACCGCGTATACCCAGAACTACAGCGACGAAGTGGAGTACCTGAACCGCAGAGAGGTGCTGCTGCAGGCAG ataATGGTGAAGTGACTGTCCTTCCTGCTGGCAGACATGAATTTCCATTCAGTTTCCAACTGCCAGAAGAAACTCTGGTCACCTCCTTTGAGGGAAAACATGGCAGCATTCGCTATTGGGTCAAAGTTAAGCTACACAGGCCGTGGGCCACCGTCAAGAAAATCAAGAAGGAGTTTACCGTCATCGAGCCCATCGACATTAACACACCAGCCTTACTG GCACCACAGGCGGGTACGAAGGATAAAATGGCACGGGCATGGTACCGCAACTTTGGACAGGTGTCGGTAACTGCAAAGATTGACCGCAAAGGGTACACACCAG GCGAGGTGATACCTGTCTTTGCGGAGTTCGACAACTCTACCTCCAGATCTGTTGTACCCAAAGCTTTCATCATTCAGACGCAGACCTTCATCGCCCGTGGCACCATGAAGCAGAAGCGCTCTGTGGTGGCTACGCTGTGCGGCGACATTGTTGGCGCCAGACGTCGGGAGACCTGGCACGGCCGCGCCATCAAAATCCCACCTGTAGGTCCGTCCATCCTGCAGTGCCGCATCATCAAAGTGGAGTACATGCTGAAG GTTTGTGTTGATGTTCCTGGAACATCCAAGCTGTGTCTGGAGCTGCCTCTAGTCATAGGCACCATACCCCTCCATCCCTTTGGCAGCCGGACATCCAGCGTCAGCAGCCAGTACAGCGTCAACCTGGAGTGGCTGCGCATGGCCATCCCGGAGCAGCCTGAGC cTCCTCCAGATTACAACTCTGtggtgacagaggaggaggccgAGCAGTGCCACAACGCGGTGGCCTCACAACAAGCTGAAGACCTGAGTGGGATCCAGGAACGACCCCTAATGGCTTTTGTCCAAGAGTTTCGCTTCCGACCTCCACCAGTGTATAGCGAG ATTGACCCCAACCCTCAGCCCTTCAACATGAGACCTCGCTGCATGACGTGTTGA
- the arrdc2 gene encoding arrestin domain-containing protein 2 isoform X2 — MTLSSIKSFTLELDGPADAAFTGGEVVSGQVVLELRRDTRVHSMKVLGRGVATAHWLENRGMNSVYNDYTSKITYFRKRQHLIRDNGEVTVLPAGRHEFPFSFQLPEETLVTSFEGKHGSIRYWVKVKLHRPWATVKKIKKEFTVIEPIDINTPALLAPQAGTKDKMARAWYRNFGQVSVTAKIDRKGYTPGEVIPVFAEFDNSTSRSVVPKAFIIQTQTFIARGTMKQKRSVVATLCGDIVGARRRETWHGRAIKIPPVGPSILQCRIIKVEYMLKVCVDVPGTSKLCLELPLVIGTIPLHPFGSRTSSVSSQYSVNLEWLRMAIPEQPEPPPDYNSVVTEEEAEQCHNAVASQQAEDLSGIQERPLMAFVQEFRFRPPPVYSEIDPNPQPFNMRPRCMTC, encoded by the exons ATGACACTGAGCTCCATAAAGTCCTTCACCCTAGAGCTAGATGGTCCGGCTGATGCAGCGTTCACTGGAGGTGAGGTAGTGTCCGGGCAGGTGGTCCTGGAGCTCCGCAGGGACACCAGAGTGCACTCCATGAAGGTGCTGGGAAGAGGAGTGGCCACGGCACACTGGCTGGAAAATCGTGGCATGAACTCCGTCTATAATGACTACACCTCCAAAATCACCTATTTCAGGAAGAGACAGCATCTGATCCGAG ataATGGTGAAGTGACTGTCCTTCCTGCTGGCAGACATGAATTTCCATTCAGTTTCCAACTGCCAGAAGAAACTCTGGTCACCTCCTTTGAGGGAAAACATGGCAGCATTCGCTATTGGGTCAAAGTTAAGCTACACAGGCCGTGGGCCACCGTCAAGAAAATCAAGAAGGAGTTTACCGTCATCGAGCCCATCGACATTAACACACCAGCCTTACTG GCACCACAGGCGGGTACGAAGGATAAAATGGCACGGGCATGGTACCGCAACTTTGGACAGGTGTCGGTAACTGCAAAGATTGACCGCAAAGGGTACACACCAG GCGAGGTGATACCTGTCTTTGCGGAGTTCGACAACTCTACCTCCAGATCTGTTGTACCCAAAGCTTTCATCATTCAGACGCAGACCTTCATCGCCCGTGGCACCATGAAGCAGAAGCGCTCTGTGGTGGCTACGCTGTGCGGCGACATTGTTGGCGCCAGACGTCGGGAGACCTGGCACGGCCGCGCCATCAAAATCCCACCTGTAGGTCCGTCCATCCTGCAGTGCCGCATCATCAAAGTGGAGTACATGCTGAAG GTTTGTGTTGATGTTCCTGGAACATCCAAGCTGTGTCTGGAGCTGCCTCTAGTCATAGGCACCATACCCCTCCATCCCTTTGGCAGCCGGACATCCAGCGTCAGCAGCCAGTACAGCGTCAACCTGGAGTGGCTGCGCATGGCCATCCCGGAGCAGCCTGAGC cTCCTCCAGATTACAACTCTGtggtgacagaggaggaggccgAGCAGTGCCACAACGCGGTGGCCTCACAACAAGCTGAAGACCTGAGTGGGATCCAGGAACGACCCCTAATGGCTTTTGTCCAAGAGTTTCGCTTCCGACCTCCACCAGTGTATAGCGAG ATTGACCCCAACCCTCAGCCCTTCAACATGAGACCTCGCTGCATGACGTGTTGA